AGTTCCAGCTCTTATGAAGGATCTTGGAATTACTAACATCATGGAATGTCCAAAACTAGAAAAAATAATAGTAAACATGGGAGTTGGAGAAGCAACTCAAAATGTTAAACTTATAGATGCAGCTATGGGAGACTTAGCTATCATTTCTGGACAAAAACCAGTTGTAAGAAAAGCTAAAAAATCAGAAGCTGGGTTCAAGTTAAGAGAAGGTATGCCTATCGGAGCAAAAGTTACTTTAAGAAAAGAAAGAATGTACGACTTTTTAGATAGATTAGTGAATGTAGTTCTT
The uncultured Fusobacterium sp. DNA segment above includes these coding regions:
- the rplE gene encoding 50S ribosomal protein L5; the encoded protein is MSKYVSRYHKLYNDVIVPALMKDLGITNIMECPKLEKIIVNMGVGEATQNVKLIDAAMGDLAIISGQKPVVRKAKKSEAGFKLREGMPIGAKVTLRKERMYDFLDRLVNVVLPRVRDFEGVPADSFDGRGNYSLGLRDQLVFPEIEFDKVDKLLGMSITMVSSAKTDEEGRALLRAFGMPFKK